Genomic segment of Iocasia fonsfrigidae:
AAGCTGTCATGATGATTATTATGCAGAAGCCTTCAGGTTATATGCCTATGATTATATTAGTAAAGCAAGTATTACTGAGAGGCTCCCTAAAACCTTTAAAAAGATTATAGACGATTATTTCAGGGTGAATTATCTGCAAAATGAATGTAAAATATCTATTAGTGCTAAAGGGAAAGACTTTCTTCTTGATGTAGACGAACTTATTTATTTGCAGAGTCTGGAAAGAAAACTTAAGATAGTAAGTGAGATACACAGTCTTATAATTTATGGGACATTACAGGAATGGGCAAATTGTCTGCCTGTTAATTTTTTTCAATGCCACCGTTCATATATTATAAACCTGCAGAAGATTGCCGTATTTAATCGTAAGGAACATAATATGCTGGTAATGAGTAATGGGGATAAAATACCGGTAAGTCGGAGGAGGTCTTCCCGCTTAAAAGGAGAGATTAATAATATAGTTTTAAATGCCTGAGACCTGGATAATAAAAAAAAGCAGAGGAAGTAAATTCCCTCTGCTTTTTTTAAATTTATAAGGCTTTTTCACCTTTCTCGCCGGTTCTAATTCGTACAGCGTCTTCAATTGCTGTAATAAAGATTTTTCCATCACCGACACTACCGGTTTTGGCGGTTTCTACAATGGTTTTAACTACTTTGTCAACCAGGTCATCATTAATAACCAGTTCTACACGAATCTTCTCTCGCAGTCTAATACGGTAAGTGACACCACGGTACATCTCTTCATGACCTTTTTGGCTCCCATAACCCCTTACCTCAAAGATATTCATACCACTAATACCTATGTCTTCTAACCTGTCAATTAAAATATCAAGTTTTGCTGGACGTATAATAGCTTCAATCTTCTTCATTATGCATCCCCCTTACTACTTGTTAATAAGAAATCTGGATAAGA
This window contains:
- a CDS encoding LytR/AlgR family response regulator transcription factor, with the translated sequence MPRLIICDDDPMMLELLEEFCKELGMVDVVGVAGNGIEVLKLAKKKRPDILLLDIDLPDINGIEVARILTGIDDFLKIIFISCHDDYYAEAFRLYAYDYISKASITERLPKTFKKIIDDYFRVNYLQNECKISISAKGKDFLLDVDELIYLQSLERKLKIVSEIHSLIIYGTLQEWANCLPVNFFQCHRSYIINLQKIAVFNRKEHNMLVMSNGDKIPVSRRRSSRLKGEINNIVLNA
- a CDS encoding P-II family nitrogen regulator; its protein translation is MKKIEAIIRPAKLDILIDRLEDIGISGMNIFEVRGYGSQKGHEEMYRGVTYRIRLREKIRVELVINDDLVDKVVKTIVETAKTGSVGDGKIFITAIEDAVRIRTGEKGEKAL